TCTAGACTGAACATCGGTAAAAACCCAAATCCAAGTAAAATTACTACACAGCCAGTAAGTTCTTATATCAAAAAAGGTGAACTACCTTCTGAAATTTTTGTCAATAGCAATTCCGTAATTAACGAATTCTACAAAGACCTTTTACTTAGAAATACAAGTAAAGTAATTTCGCCTAAAGCTGTTTACGAAGCTGAAAGTATTAGCAAGGATAAATTATATGTAGATAACGAAATTTCAATTTCTAATATCTATCCAAATCCAGCTAATGATATTGCTTATTTGGATTACAGACTTGATAGTTCAAGAAAAACTGCCAAAGTATCATTCTATAATATTTTGGGCGGCCAAGTAGGTGACTTCAATTTAGA
This sequence is a window from Arcticibacterium luteifluviistationis. Protein-coding genes within it:
- a CDS encoding T9SS type A sorting domain-containing protein; protein product: MSKYIKLFSFAALMLVAFFGMAQTQGSQSRLNIGKNPNPSKITTQPVSSYIKKGELPSEIFVNSNSVINEFYKDLLLRNTSKVISPKAVYEAESISKDKLYVDNEISISNIYPNPANDIAYLDYRLDSSRKTAKVSFYNILGGQVGDFNLETFENRLSVQTRTWDNGVYFYQLILDGKKVATKKLLVRHN